CAAAGGTGAATTGATCGAGCGGATCGTGGGCTACATGCCCAAGGAGCAACTCAAGAAGCGCATCGACGCGGCGCTGGCGTCGCGGGTCTGACGCGTGTCGAACGCCGGCCGGGTCATCTCCTGAGTCGAGGAGGCGCCGGCGGGCCGACCCGCCTTGCCGGCGCGCAGCCGGAGCGCGAAAGGACGCGATTGATGTCCGGGAACGTCACATTGGAAAAGATCCGAAGGCTGGCGCAGCGGCGCCAGGCCCTCTGGAGCAAGATGTCTTCACTTACGGCGGCCGACCGCGCGACGATCGTTCGGCTCACCAAAGAACTCGAGGCGCTGTGGGAGCACCACCGCGTTGAGCTCACCCGGCGCCGCGTGAGCCCGAGCCGGCGGCCGGCGAAAATCGGCGCCGGGTCACCCCGCAGAAGCACCGCCGCGTAGCACTCACCGAAGACCGCCTCCGCCGGAGGGACAAGTGAAGCCAAGGCGGTCGCCGCTCGTACTCGCGCTGGCGGCGGTTCTCCTTGCCTCCCCTATCGAAGCCGCATCGCCCGGAGCGCGCACATTCTTCATGGGCTTCACCCCGGCAGAGTATGACGCCACTCCAGCGGCGCTGGAGGACACCTACGCGTTCATCGGCAGGCACGCGGACCTGATCGCTCATCATTTCGTCAAGGGCGTCCCCTGGCCCGAGGCACATGATCAACGGCCGTATCCCGCAGCCGTGGAGCACGATCTCCAATTCCGGCAGCGTAAGCACCTTCTGAGACAGCGGGTCTTCCTCGCCGTTTCCCCAATTACGGTGGCCGCCCAAGGGCTGGGAGGGTACTGGGGCGCGAGCGGCGACATGCCGCGGCCGGGATCCTGGAAGCGCAAAGATTTCGACGATCCCGAAGTCATCACTGCCTACTCGAATTTTTGTTCCGTCATGATTCAGCGCTTCCGACCCGATTTCATGGCGTATGGGGTCGAGGTCAACGGCCTTGTCAAGGATGCCCCGACCGAGTGGCCAAAATTCGTCAAGTTCGCTCGCCTCGTGTACTCGGCACTGAAGGTCGAGCACCCGGGACTTCCCATCTTTGTGACCTTGCAGCTCGATTACTTCTGGGCAGATGAACCCCAACAACGCAGAGCGATCGTGCAGATCCTCCCCTATACCGACTATCTCGCCGTCAGCACCTTTCCCTACGTCGATGGTTACGCCGATCCCCACAACATCCCCCGAGACTACTTCGCCCGACTCGCCGCGCTCGCGCCCACCAAGCCCTTCGCGGTGGCCGAGACGGGGTTTGCCGCGAAGGAGGTGAGCGTGCTCGGGACCAGGATCCAGGGCCGGCCCGACTGGCAGGATGCGTATATGACCTTTCTGCTGGCGCAGAGCGAGCGGCTCCAGGCGAGATTCGTGGTGTGGTCCGTGCCCCGAGACTACGACCAGCTGGTGAACCGCCTCAAGGCGCTCCGGGTCCCCCCGGCCACGATCGAGCTCTACGGGCTGTGGAAATCCAACGGCCTCATCGACGCCGAGGGCAATGCGCGGAAGGCCCTTGACACCTGGACGGCCTGGCTGAACCGGCACAGAGCGGCCGGCGGCCGGTAGCCTCCCCGCTGCCTCCTACAGACGAATGAGGTATGCTAACAATGATATTGTTAAGTATATTGACAGTCCTTCGGGTAGGTGCTACACTGTGTTTCGGAGTCAGTGAGCCCGGTGACCATCATGAGGAAAGAGCGTCAGCCAGATACGCCAGTGTACGTCATCAGCGTGGCGGCCGAGTTGATCGGGTGCCATCCGCACACCCTTCGCATCTATGAAGAGCGCGGGCTCCTCTCACCCGTCCGGCGGCACCGGATCCGCCTGTACTCGGAGCGGGACATTCAGCGGGTGCGATTGATCCGGTACCTGACCGAAGAGCGCGGGCTCAACCTCGCCGGCGTGCAAATGATCCTGGAGATCCAGGAGCACTACCATGAAGAGATCACCTGGGTCTTCGGCGAGGGCGATCATGAACGTAAATCCGATAAAGGGAATAAAGAGGGAGGACACGGACGATGAGGATTGTACGGTGGGATTCGTTTGACGATCTTGGCACGCTCCGGCGATCGATGGACCGGCTGGTTGACGGTGTCCTGACCATCCGGCGCCCCGGACGCGAGATGACCCCGCTGGGGTGGGAGCCGATGGTCGAGATGTTCGAAACCGACACTGCGGTGGTCGTGCGGGCCGAGCTACCCGACATCGATCCCAAGCAGGTAGACATCACGGTGACGAACGACACCGTCACGCTCCGCGGGCAGACCCGGCACGAGGACGAGCAGAAGGGACGGCACTACTACCGGCGCGAGTTCCGATCCGGAGAGTTTTC
This sequence is a window from bacterium. Protein-coding genes within it:
- a CDS encoding MerR family transcriptional regulator, with protein sequence MRKERQPDTPVYVISVAAELIGCHPHTLRIYEERGLLSPVRRHRIRLYSERDIQRVRLIRYLTEERGLNLAGVQMILEIQEHYHEEITWVFGEGDHERKSDKGNKEGGHGR
- a CDS encoding Hsp20/alpha crystallin family protein, whose amino-acid sequence is MRIVRWDSFDDLGTLRRSMDRLVDGVLTIRRPGREMTPLGWEPMVEMFETDTAVVVRAELPDIDPKQVDITVTNDTVTLRGQTRHEDEQKGRHYYRREFRSGEFSRTLPLSTEVKSAEAKATYKDGVLEVTLPKSERVKPTSVKVQAG